A genome region from Arachis duranensis cultivar V14167 chromosome 8, aradu.V14167.gnm2.J7QH, whole genome shotgun sequence includes the following:
- the LOC110274841 gene encoding FRIGIDA-like protein 3 isoform X1, which translates to MSEKLENKKKQFDYIQGQLSSDSSNVEVKKKEYEGLQRGIEGQIKELKEWFAARMKDIELKERQIEERMKKLDSKEKQFEGQLEEVESIRKKYESKLNEILFKEKQVEAQLKELEVKMMQHEASVKSFREQKQEVANYTDNQSSTDEGSFRLFSSEPNDTDILDVLRSSSDPAKVILDIMKDPMDSHDKKGDQAMAIDDSHIFLLEQLMKISPDIESHVREESMELALNMKANMRLSTDNSLVVLSFLMILSIYKLVSSFDEDEVLKLFEIVAHHKPSIELFRMIGFADKISDFVENLIKNEQYIEAVGFICAYDLAEKNRAADLFREHVNKAKLTCESSCKEPTSKSSKIRAAKQEITSLKTVLQCISENNKKCEELVKEIQDRILEVEKLKRMIIMASIKKNLQYLL; encoded by the exons ATGTcggaaaagcttgaaaacaagaagaaacaatTTGATTATATTCAAGGACAACTGAGTTCGGATTCTTCAAATGTTGaggtaaaaaagaaagaatatgaaGGGCTGCAAAGAGGCATTGAGGGACAGATAAAGGAGCTTAAAGAGTGGTTTGCTGCTCGAATGAAAGACATTGAGTTGAAGGAGAGGCAAATTGAAGAACGAATGAAGAAACTCGATTCAAAAGAGAAGCAATTTGAAGGCCAATTGGAGGAAGTTGAATCAATCAGGAAGAAGTATGAAAGCAAATTGAACGAGATCCTATTCAAAGAGAAGCAAGTTGAAGCTCAATTGAAGGAGCTTGAGGTTAAAATGATGCAGCATGAAGCATCTGTAAAATCATTCAGAGAGCAAAAACAAGAAG TTGCAAATTACACAGATAATCAATCTTCTACTGATGAAGGGAGTTTTCGACTTTTCTCAAGCGAGCCAAATGATACTGACATTTTAGATGTTCTCCGGTCATCATCAGATCCAGCAAAAGTCATTTTGGATATTATGAAGGATCCTATGGATTCACATGACAAGAAGGGAGATCAAGCTATGGCTATAGATGATAGCCACATCTTCCTTCTTGAGCAGCTGATGAAAATCTCACCAGATATTGAATCTCATGTTAGAGAGGAGTCAATGGAGCTTGCTCTAAATATGAAAGCTAATATGAGATTAAGTACTGACAATTCATTGGTGGTTCTGAGTTTCCTAATGATCTTGTCAATTTATAAACTAGTTTCCTCCTTTGATGAAGATGAAGTTTTAAAGCTTTTTGAAATTGTTGCTCACCACAAGCCATCTATTGAGCTCTTCCGGATGATTGGTTTCGCAGATAAAATCTCTG ATTTTGTTGAGAATCTTATCAAGAATGAGCAGTATATCGAAGCTGTCGGATTTATTTGTGCATATGACTTGGCAGAGAAGAATCGAGCGGCTGATCTCTTTCGAGAGCATGTGAACAAGGCAAAATTGACATGTGAGAGCAGCTGCAAGGAACCTACGTCTAAGTCTAGTAag ATCAGAGccgcaaaacaagaaatcacaaGCCTCAAAACTGTTCTGCAGTGCATTTCGGAGAACAACAAAAAATGTGAAGAATTGGTTAAAGAGATTCAAGATCGCATTCTAGAGGTAGAAAAGCTTAAGAGAATGATTATAATGGCCTctatcaaaaaaaatttacaatacCTTTTGTAA
- the LOC110274841 gene encoding FRIGIDA-like protein 3 isoform X2, with amino-acid sequence MSEKLENKKKQFDYIQGQLSSDSSNVEVKKKEYEGLQRGIEGQIKELKEWFAARMKDIELKERQIEERMKKLDSKEKQFEGQLEEVESIRKKYESKLNEILFKEKQVEAQLKELEVKMMQHEASVKSFREQKQEDNQSSTDEGSFRLFSSEPNDTDILDVLRSSSDPAKVILDIMKDPMDSHDKKGDQAMAIDDSHIFLLEQLMKISPDIESHVREESMELALNMKANMRLSTDNSLVVLSFLMILSIYKLVSSFDEDEVLKLFEIVAHHKPSIELFRMIGFADKISDFVENLIKNEQYIEAVGFICAYDLAEKNRAADLFREHVNKAKLTCESSCKEPTSKSSKIRAAKQEITSLKTVLQCISENNKKCEELVKEIQDRILEVEKLKRMIIMASIKKNLQYLL; translated from the exons ATGTcggaaaagcttgaaaacaagaagaaacaatTTGATTATATTCAAGGACAACTGAGTTCGGATTCTTCAAATGTTGaggtaaaaaagaaagaatatgaaGGGCTGCAAAGAGGCATTGAGGGACAGATAAAGGAGCTTAAAGAGTGGTTTGCTGCTCGAATGAAAGACATTGAGTTGAAGGAGAGGCAAATTGAAGAACGAATGAAGAAACTCGATTCAAAAGAGAAGCAATTTGAAGGCCAATTGGAGGAAGTTGAATCAATCAGGAAGAAGTATGAAAGCAAATTGAACGAGATCCTATTCAAAGAGAAGCAAGTTGAAGCTCAATTGAAGGAGCTTGAGGTTAAAATGATGCAGCATGAAGCATCTGTAAAATCATTCAGAGAGCAAAAACAAGAAG ATAATCAATCTTCTACTGATGAAGGGAGTTTTCGACTTTTCTCAAGCGAGCCAAATGATACTGACATTTTAGATGTTCTCCGGTCATCATCAGATCCAGCAAAAGTCATTTTGGATATTATGAAGGATCCTATGGATTCACATGACAAGAAGGGAGATCAAGCTATGGCTATAGATGATAGCCACATCTTCCTTCTTGAGCAGCTGATGAAAATCTCACCAGATATTGAATCTCATGTTAGAGAGGAGTCAATGGAGCTTGCTCTAAATATGAAAGCTAATATGAGATTAAGTACTGACAATTCATTGGTGGTTCTGAGTTTCCTAATGATCTTGTCAATTTATAAACTAGTTTCCTCCTTTGATGAAGATGAAGTTTTAAAGCTTTTTGAAATTGTTGCTCACCACAAGCCATCTATTGAGCTCTTCCGGATGATTGGTTTCGCAGATAAAATCTCTG ATTTTGTTGAGAATCTTATCAAGAATGAGCAGTATATCGAAGCTGTCGGATTTATTTGTGCATATGACTTGGCAGAGAAGAATCGAGCGGCTGATCTCTTTCGAGAGCATGTGAACAAGGCAAAATTGACATGTGAGAGCAGCTGCAAGGAACCTACGTCTAAGTCTAGTAag ATCAGAGccgcaaaacaagaaatcacaaGCCTCAAAACTGTTCTGCAGTGCATTTCGGAGAACAACAAAAAATGTGAAGAATTGGTTAAAGAGATTCAAGATCGCATTCTAGAGGTAGAAAAGCTTAAGAGAATGATTATAATGGCCTctatcaaaaaaaatttacaatacCTTTTGTAA
- the LOC107462399 gene encoding phosphoenolpyruvate carboxylase 2, whose amino-acid sequence MAATSRNIEKMASIDAQLRLLAPRKVSDDDKLVEYDALLLDRFLDILQDLHGEDIRQTVQDCYELSAEYEGKHKTEKLEELGNMLTGLDAGDSIVIAKSFSHMLNLANLAEEVQIAYRRRIKLLKKGDFADENSAITESDIEETFKRLVTELKKSPQEVFDALKNQTVDLVLTAHPTQSIRRSLLQKHGRIRNCLTQLYAKDITPDDKQELDEALQREIQAAFRTDEIRRSPPTPQDEMRAGMSYFHETIWKGVPKFLRRVDTALKNIGINERVPYNAPLIQFSSWMGGDRDGNPRVTPEVTRDVCLLARMMAANLYFSQIEDLMFELSMWRCNDELRVRADELHVSSRRDAKHYIEFWKQIPPNEPYRVILGDVRDKLYNTRERARQLLANGTSDIPEETTFTNVEQFLEPLELCYRSLCACGDRPIADGSLLDFLRQVSTFGLSMVRLDIRQESDRHTDVMDAITKHLEIGSYREWSEERRQEWLLSELSGKRPLFGPDLPKTEEIADVLETFHVIAELPSDNFGAYIISMATAPSDVLAVELLQRECHVKQPLRVVPLFEKLADLESAPAAVARLFSIDWYRNRINGKQEVMIGYSDSGKDAGRLSAAWALYKAQEELIKVAKDFGVKLTMFHGRGGTVGRGGGPTHLAILSQPPETIHGSLRVTVQGEVIEQSFGEEHLCFRTLQRFTAATLEHGMHPPVSPKPEWRVLLDEMAVIATKEYRSIVFQEPRFVEYFRCATPELEYGRMNIGSRPSKRKPSGGIESLRAIPWIFAWTQTRFHLPVWLGFGSAFKHAIEKDPKNLLMLQDMYNQWPFFRVTLDLIEMVFAKGDPGIASLYDKLLVSEELLPFGERLRTKYEETKSFLLQVAGHRDLLEGDPYLKQRLRLRDSYITTLNVLQAYTLKRIRDPDYHVKLRPHLSKEFMESSKPAAELVKLNPKSEYAPGLEDTLILTMKGIAAGMQNTG is encoded by the exons ATGGCAGCTACTAGTAGGAACATTGAGAAGATGGCTTCAATTGATGCTCAGCTGAGGTTGCTGGCACCAAGGAAGGTTTCTGATGATGACAAGCTTGTTGAGTATgatgctttgttgcttgatCGATTCCTTGACATTCTTCAGGATTTGCATGGTGAAGATATCAGGCAAACG GTTCAAGATTGTTATGAGCTTTCAGCTGAGTATGAAGGGAAGCATAAGACTGAGAAGTTGGAGGAACTTGGGAATATGCTAACTGGTCTTGATGCTGGGGATTCTATTGTCATTGCCAAATCATTTTCCCACATGCTTAATTTGGCTAACTTGGCAGAAGAAGTCCAAATTGCCTACCGAAGAAGGATTAAGCTATTAAAGAAGGGCGATTTTGCTGATGAGAACTCTGCCATCACTGAATCTGACATTGAAGAAACCTTCAAGAGGCTTGTGACTGAACTGAAGAAGTCCCCACAGGAAGTGTTTGATGCTTTGAAGAACCAAACTGTAGATTTGGTCCTAACTGCTCATCCCACTCAGTCCATTCGTCGATCTCTGCTGCAAAAGCATGGAAG GATAAGGAACTGTCTGACACAGTTGTATGCGAAAGACATAACACCGGATGATAAGCAGGAACTTGATGAGGCTCTCCAAAGAGAG ATTCAAGCTGCATTTCGCACAGATGAAATTCGAAGGAGTCCTCCAACACCACAAGATGAGATGAGGGCAGGAATGAGCTACTTTCATGAGACAATATGGAAAGGTGTACCAAAGTTTTTGCGCCGTGTTGACACAGCTCTGAAGAACATCGGAATAAATGAGCGTGTCCCATACAATGCCCCtcttattcaattctcttcttgGATGGGAGGAGATCGTGATG GTAACCCTAGGGTAACCCCTGAAGTTACAAGGGATGTGTGTTTGCTGGCTAGAATGATGGCTGCTAATTTATACTTCTCTCAGATAGAAGATCTCATGTTTGAG TTGTCTATGTGGCGCTGCAATGATGAGCTTCGTGTTCGTGCTGATGAACTCCATGTGTCCTCAAGGAGAGATGCAAAACATTACATTG AATTTTGGAAGCAGATTCCTCCAAATGAGCCATATCGTGTTATTCTTGGTGATGTGAGGGACAAACTATACAATACACGCGAACGTGCTCGCCAGTTATTAGCCAATGGAACCTCTGACATCCCCGAAGAGACAACCTTCACAAATGTTGAGCAG TTCCTGGAGCCCCTTGAACTCTGCTATAGATCACTCTGCGCATGTGGTGATCGACCAATAGCAGATGGTAGCCTTCTTGATTTCTTGCGGCAAGTTTCCACATTTGGACTCTCAATGGTAAGACTCGACATTCGTCAAGAGTCAGACCGGCACACTGATGTCATGGATGCCATTACCAAACACTTGGAGATTGGATCATACCGAGAGTGGTCTGAGGAACGCAGGCAGGAATGGCTTCTGTCAGAGCTCAGTGGAAAGCGCCCTCTGTTCGGCCCTGATCTTCCCAAAACAGAAGAGATCGCCGATGTTCTGGAAACCTTCCATGTCATTGCAGAACTTCCCTCAGACAACTTTGGTGCCTACATAATCTCAATGGCAACAGCACCGTCTGATGTGCTTGCTGTTGAGCTCTTACAACGGGAATGCCATGTGAAGCAACCGCTAAGGGTCGTGCCATTGTTTGAAAAGCTTGCTGATCTTGAGTCTGCTCCTGCTGCAGTGGCGCGGCTTTTCTCTATTGATTGGTACAGAAACCGAATCAATGGGAAGCAAGAAGTTATGATAGGATACTCAGACTCAGGAAAAGATGCCGGTCGTCTTTCTGCGGCTTGGGCGCTGTACAAGGCTCAAGAGGAGCTCATAAAGGTTGCAAAGGATTTCGGTGTTAAGCTGACAATGTTCCATGGCAGAGGAGGGACTGTTGGAAGAGGAGGCGGCCCCACTCACCTTGCTATATTATCTCAGCCACCAGAAACCATTCATGGCTCACTTCGGGTGACAGTTCAAGGTGAAGTTATTGAACAATCCTTTGGAGAGGAGCACTTGTGCTTTAGAACTCTCCAGCGATTCACTGCTGCTACACTTGAGCACGGAATGCACCCTCCCGTGTCACCCAAACCGGAATGGCGAGTGCTGCTAGATGAGATGGCTGTCATTGCAACGAAGGAGTATCGCTCCATTGTTTTCCAGGAACCCCGTTTTGTTGAATACTTCCGATGT GCTACCCCTGAGTTGGAGTATGGACGAATGAACATTGGAAGTCGTCCATCAAAGAGAAAGCCGAGTGGAGGAATCGAATCACTGCGTGCTATTCCATGGATTTTTGCTTGGACACAAACAAGGTTTCATTTGCCAGTGTGGCTTGGCTTTGGTTCTGCATTTAAGCATGCAATTGAGAAGGATCCAAAGAATCTCCTAATGCTTCAAGATATGTACAACCAGTGGCCTTTCTTCAGGGTCACCCTGGACTTGATCGAGATGGTGTTCGCCAAGGGAGACCCGGGGATCGCTTCCCTGTACGACAAACTCCTAGTGTCAGAAGAGCTGTTGCCATTCGGAGAGCGCTTGAGGACTAAATATGAAGAAACCAAGAGTTTTCTCCTTCAG GTTGCTGGGCACAGGGATCTTCTTGAAGGTGACCCCTACTTGAAGCAAAGGCTTCGTCTCCGCGATTCATACATCACAACCCTGAATGTGTTACAAGCCTACACGTTGAAGAGAATCCGCGACCCCGACTACCATGTCAAGTTGAGGCCACATTTGTCAAAGGAATTCATGGAATCAAGCAAGCCAGCTGCAGAACTTGTTAAACTCAACCCAAAAAGTGAGTATGCTCCTGGTTTGGAGGACACACTTATCTTGACAATGAAGGGTATTGCTGCTGGCATGCAAAACACAGGTTAA
- the LOC107462401 gene encoding pentatricopeptide repeat-containing protein At2g22070, which yields MGITKPSCTTSYASHSDLYADVLQSAIKSRDPFVGRSVHARIIKHGLHLGVFLMNNLLNFYAKTGSFSDVHCVFAEMPLKTIFSWNTILSAYAKRGNFEAAQRVFDEIPEPDSVSWTSMIVGYNMLGRFDNAIHMFLRMISCGVSPTQFTFTNVLASCAATEALDIGRKVHSFIVKLGLSSVVPVANSLLNMYAKSGDSVMAKVVFDRMRLKDKSTWNTMISMHMHFGQLDLGLALFQEMIDPDIVSWNSIITGYTHQGHDVKALEIFSLMLNSSSSKPDKYTLGSILSACANLENLKLGKQIHAYMVRANIDISGAVRNALILMYAKAGGIEIAHRIVDITGISNLDVIAFTSLLDGFVKIGDINPARDIFDSLEFRDVVAWTAMIVGYAQNGLLSDALDLFRKMVREGPKPNNYTLAAVLSVFSSLASLGHGKQLHATAIRLQEASSISVGNALITMYSRSGSIRDARKVFKQICSNKNKLTWTCMIIALAQHGFGKDAVELFDTMLKLDIEPDQITYVGVLSACSHVGLVQQGFIKMWI from the exons ATGGGGATTACAAAACCTTCCTGCACTACTTCTTATGCTTCCCATTCCGATTTATACGCCGATGTTCTCCAATCCGCTATAAAATCCAGAGACCCTTTTGTCGGAAGATCCGTTCATGCTCGAATCATCAAACACGGCCTTCACTTAGGTGTCTTCTTGATGAACAATCTCCTCAATTTTTATGCTAAAACTGGTTCCTTCTCTGATGTTCACTGCGTGTTCGCTGAAATGCCGCTGAAGACCATTTTCTCCTGGAACACCATTCTGTCAGCATATGCCAAAAGGGGGAACTTCGAAGCTGCACAGCgagtgtttgatgaaattccTGAACCCGATTCTGTTTCCTGGACTTCAATGATAGTGGGGTATAACATGTTGGGTCGTTTTGATAATGCCATTCATATGTTTCTCAGGATGATTTCATGTGGAGTGTCGCCAACCCAGTTCACATTTACCAATGTTCTTGCTTCATGTGCTGCAACTGAAGCACTGGATATTGGTAGAAAGGTTCACTCCTTCATTGTAAAACTTGGATTATCCAGTGTTGTTCCTGTGGCCAATTCACTTCTTAACATGTATGCAAAGTCAGGTGATTCAGTAATGGCGAAGGTTGTGTTTGACCGGATGAGGTTAAAAGACAAATCAACTTGGAATACTATGATTTCGATGCATATGCATTTTGGTCAACTTGACCTTGGACTTGCCCTTTTTCAGGAAATGATTGATCCAGACATTGTTTCTTGGAATTCGATCATTACAGGATATACTCATCAAGGACATGATGTCAAAGCCCTTGAAATTTTTTCACTTATGCTTAACAGTTCATCTTCAAAGCCAGATAAATACACCTTGGGAAGTATTCTGTCAGCTTGTGCCAATcttgaaaatttaaaacttgGGAAACAAATCCATGCGTACATGGTAAGAGCTAATATAGACATATCTGGAGCCGTAAGAAATGCTCTTATCTTAATGTATGCAAAGGCTGGTGGCATTGAAATTGCTCATAGGATTGTAGATATTACAGGTATCTCAAATCTTGATGTTATAGCATTCACATCACTGCTAGATGGCTTTGTTAAAATTGGGGATATAAACCCGGCAAGAGATATATTTGACTCATTAGAATTTCGAGATGTAGTTGCATGGACAGCCATGATTGTAGGTTATGCACAGAATGGTTTACTTAGCGATGCTTTGGATCTCTTCAGGAAAATGGTTAGAGAAGGTCCAAAGCCAAACAACTATACTTTAGCAGCGGTTTTAAGTGTCTTTTCAAGCTTGGCTTCTCTTGGTCACGGTAAGCAGCTTCATGCAACTGCCATAAGATTGCAAGAAGCATCATCAATTTCTGTTGGTAATGCTTTAATTACTATGTATTCAAGATCAGGAAGCATCAGAGATGCAAGGAAAGTATTCAAACAGATATGctctaacaagaataaattGACTTGGACTTGCATGATTATAGCTCTAGCTCAACATGGTTTTGGAAAAGATGCTGTAGAACTGTTCGACACTATGCTGAAACTTGACATAGAGCCTGACCAAATTACTTATGTTGGTGTCTTGTCTGCTTGTTCGCATGTGGGATTGGTACAACAGG GGTTCATAAAAATGTGGATTTAG